The following coding sequences are from one Halobacteria archaeon AArc-dxtr1 window:
- a CDS encoding MFS transporter, protein MTDDAGRVAEAATRFLEERDDGEAVLEAVLAVDAEHETWTFDDVALDSGTFGEIVSRDLVEKHAGAYRLVEPEVVAAVVAGEEIESASASDGGSLFGGSSFDLGRWGDRRAMAGLLGALAVLFVLRILNYRSVFQDGHVVSPANDPYHYRYWMETLLADSEGITDYGVITDLPSGPDTRPLTHATNWVVAELLGGDQWAAEMVAAWLPVVATLALGVVLFWLAVVVTDDVRVGLAAVVLLALAPVHAVYAGLGFLEHRLHQYLWLGVTLLTLAWLAADLARRRDRASSDEAAVRGYLRSGRTWLAVAGLGLSLAASAHTWSGSVLVFIPLAAYIALKVAVDVRAGLSPIAANGPLAVGVALGGALAAAAHLAWGWHEPYAGFVPLLVAVGTVGVIALGAAWRRLGWPVGWLVGAQGVLGAGGLVAFRGLQPEVWSRLYSRADDLLAREGYLESISLFTVEQGIIFGPLSQIGVGFYLGIAVLGWACVVAYRRYEPAWLLLVVYTGFWLILAAYQVRFAAQLVLPLSVLGGLGFVHLLAWVDLARVPRPFREVEPSRSVAADGGEAEPSLVFPDERAKVGVMLGVVLLVCGLSLIFVPSLTAQVAYDDAQLDAALAIEDHAEETDREWRENAVFSTMGDNRMYNYFVSGESRQYRYVDSWYGDYVHDNDPDGWTDQLDGRFGYVIADADEGLHPELLGADGERTLSHYQLLSLSEDESVAAFAIVEGATITGEAEPDETLVVETDVEADGASFTDERVVTADADGEFSVTVPYAGEYDVGGQQVTVSEEDVLVGETVGSE, encoded by the coding sequence ATGACTGACGACGCGGGGCGGGTCGCCGAGGCGGCGACGCGGTTCCTCGAGGAGCGCGACGACGGGGAGGCCGTCCTCGAGGCTGTCCTCGCGGTCGACGCGGAACACGAGACGTGGACGTTCGACGACGTTGCCTTGGATTCGGGCACGTTCGGCGAGATTGTCTCGCGGGACCTGGTCGAAAAACACGCTGGCGCGTACCGGCTCGTCGAGCCGGAGGTGGTGGCGGCGGTGGTCGCCGGCGAGGAGATCGAATCGGCGTCGGCCAGCGACGGCGGCTCGCTGTTCGGAGGGTCGTCATTCGATCTCGGTCGCTGGGGCGATCGGCGAGCGATGGCCGGCCTCCTCGGCGCCCTCGCGGTTCTGTTCGTGTTGCGAATCCTGAACTATCGCTCGGTGTTTCAAGATGGGCACGTCGTCTCGCCGGCGAACGACCCCTACCACTACCGCTACTGGATGGAGACGCTTCTTGCAGACTCTGAGGGAATCACAGATTACGGGGTCATCACCGATCTCCCAAGCGGGCCCGATACACGGCCCCTGACCCATGCGACGAACTGGGTTGTCGCGGAGTTACTGGGTGGCGATCAGTGGGCAGCCGAGATGGTCGCCGCGTGGCTCCCGGTTGTCGCGACGCTCGCGCTGGGCGTCGTCCTCTTCTGGCTTGCCGTCGTCGTCACCGACGACGTCCGGGTCGGCCTCGCCGCGGTCGTCTTGCTGGCGCTTGCCCCGGTTCACGCGGTTTATGCCGGTCTGGGCTTTCTCGAACATCGGCTCCACCAGTATCTCTGGCTCGGCGTGACGCTGTTGACGCTGGCCTGGCTGGCGGCTGATCTCGCCCGCCGCCGTGATCGCGCCTCTTCAGACGAGGCCGCCGTCCGTGGCTACCTTCGCTCTGGTCGGACGTGGCTGGCCGTCGCCGGCCTCGGCCTCTCGCTTGCGGCCTCTGCACACACCTGGAGTGGCTCCGTGCTCGTGTTCATCCCGTTGGCGGCGTACATTGCGCTGAAAGTCGCCGTCGACGTGCGGGCGGGACTCTCACCGATCGCGGCGAACGGTCCGCTGGCGGTCGGCGTCGCCCTTGGTGGCGCCCTCGCCGCGGCGGCTCACCTCGCGTGGGGGTGGCACGAGCCGTACGCGGGCTTCGTCCCGCTGCTTGTCGCCGTCGGCACCGTCGGCGTGATCGCACTCGGTGCGGCCTGGCGGCGCCTCGGGTGGCCCGTCGGTTGGCTGGTCGGCGCGCAGGGGGTGTTGGGAGCCGGCGGGCTGGTCGCGTTCCGAGGCTTGCAGCCCGAGGTGTGGAGTCGGTTGTACAGCCGAGCGGACGATCTGCTGGCTCGCGAGGGGTATCTGGAGTCTATCTCGTTGTTTACGGTCGAGCAGGGGATCATCTTCGGCCCGCTGAGCCAGATCGGTGTTGGGTTTTATCTCGGGATTGCGGTGCTTGGCTGGGCCTGCGTGGTTGCGTACCGCCGCTACGAACCCGCGTGGCTGTTGCTCGTCGTCTACACCGGCTTCTGGCTGATCTTGGCCGCCTACCAGGTGCGGTTTGCCGCCCAGTTGGTGTTGCCACTCTCCGTCCTCGGCGGCCTCGGCTTCGTCCACCTGCTCGCGTGGGTCGACCTCGCGCGGGTGCCACGGCCGTTTCGCGAAGTGGAACCGTCGCGGTCGGTGGCCGCCGACGGGGGCGAGGCTGAGCCGAGTCTCGTCTTCCCCGACGAACGCGCCAAAGTGGGGGTGATGCTTGGCGTTGTACTCCTCGTCTGTGGGCTGAGTCTCATCTTCGTCCCGTCGCTGACCGCCCAGGTCGCCTACGACGACGCCCAGCTCGATGCAGCGCTGGCGATTGAGGATCACGCCGAAGAGACTGACCGGGAGTGGCGCGAGAACGCCGTCTTCAGCACAATGGGAGACAACCGGATGTACAACTACTTCGTCAGCGGGGAGTCACGACAGTACCGGTACGTCGATAGCTGGTACGGCGACTACGTTCATGACAACGATCCTGACGGCTGGACGGACCAGCTGGATGGCCGGTTCGGGTACGTGATCGCCGACGCAGACGAGGGGCTCCACCCCGAGCTCCTCGGCGCCGACGGGGAGCGCACCCTGTCGCACTATCAGTTGCTCTCGCTGAGCGAGGACGAGTCCGTGGCGGCGTTTGCGATCGTCGAGGGGGCGACGATCACCGGCGAGGCAGAGCCCGACGAGACGCTGGTCGTCGAGACCGACGTCGAGGCAGATGGCGCGTCGTTCACCGACGAACGCGTCGTGACGGCCGACGCGGATGGGGAGTTCTCGGTGACAGTGCCGTACGCTGGGGAGTACGATGTTGGCGGGCAGCAGGTGACAGTATCCGAGGAGGACGTGCTTGTAGGTGAAACCGTGGGGAGCGAGTAA
- a CDS encoding sugar nucleotidyltransferase, whose protein sequence is MQAVVLAAGEGTRLRPLTDEKPKGLVEVDGQPILTHCFDELVELGASELVVVVGYRKEQIIDHYGDAYRDVPITYTHQREQRGLAHALLTVEEHIDDDFMLILGDNIFQANLGDVVRRQREARADAAFLVEDVPWEEASRYGVCDTNQYGEITDVVEKPDDPPSNLVMTGFYTFSPAIFHACQLVQPSDRGEYELSEAVDLLLQSGRTIDAIGLEGWRIDVGYPEDRERAEQRLREASGAVAEAASD, encoded by the coding sequence ATGCAAGCAGTCGTTCTCGCAGCCGGGGAGGGGACCCGGCTCCGGCCGTTGACCGACGAGAAACCGAAGGGGCTCGTCGAGGTCGACGGACAGCCGATTCTTACCCACTGTTTCGACGAACTCGTCGAGCTTGGTGCGAGCGAACTCGTCGTGGTCGTCGGCTACCGCAAAGAGCAGATCATCGACCACTACGGTGACGCCTATCGCGACGTCCCGATCACGTACACCCACCAGCGCGAACAGCGGGGGCTCGCCCACGCGCTGTTGACCGTCGAAGAGCACATCGACGACGACTTCATGCTCATCCTGGGGGACAACATCTTCCAGGCAAATCTGGGCGACGTCGTCCGGCGCCAGCGCGAAGCGCGCGCCGATGCCGCCTTCCTCGTCGAGGACGTCCCGTGGGAGGAAGCCTCCCGGTACGGGGTCTGTGATACGAACCAGTACGGCGAGATCACGGACGTCGTCGAAAAGCCCGACGACCCGCCGTCGAATCTCGTCATGACCGGCTTCTATACGTTTTCCCCGGCGATCTTCCACGCCTGCCAGCTCGTCCAGCCCTCCGATCGCGGCGAGTACGAGCTCAGCGAGGCCGTCGACCTCCTCTTGCAGTCGGGGCGGACGATCGACGCAATCGGGCTCGAGGGGTGGCGCATCGACGTCGGCTATCCCGAGGATCGCGAGCGGGCCGAACAGCGCCTCCGTGAGGCATCTGGGGCCGTCGCCGAGGCGGCCTCCGACTGA
- a CDS encoding VanZ family protein — translation MRLPLPLLPTPVRWLGVAAVAGFILYASLITSPPETAVDTAQPAFAPLSYWRHFVAYAALSGALAYAIDDWERRRWQQALLVIAVATLYGAGIEVAQYADPERHFDVLDILVNALGASTVLGWYAVRPSLEARSLGERSTAD, via the coding sequence ATGCGACTCCCGCTCCCCCTGCTCCCGACACCGGTCCGCTGGCTCGGCGTCGCCGCCGTAGCCGGCTTCATTCTCTACGCCTCGCTCATCACGTCGCCACCGGAAACCGCCGTCGACACCGCCCAGCCCGCGTTTGCTCCGCTCTCGTACTGGCGCCACTTCGTCGCCTACGCCGCGCTCTCGGGGGCCCTCGCCTACGCGATCGACGACTGGGAGCGCCGCCGCTGGCAGCAGGCACTTCTCGTCATCGCCGTCGCCACCCTCTACGGCGCCGGCATCGAAGTCGCCCAGTACGCCGACCCCGAGCGCCACTTCGACGTGCTCGATATCCTCGTCAACGCCCTCGGCGCGAGCACCGTCCTCGGCTGGTACGCCGTCCGGCCCTCGCTCGAGGCGCGTTCGCTCGGCGAGCGGTCTACCGCCGACTGA
- a CDS encoding nucleotidyltransferase family protein yields the protein MDAVVLAGGDFSRMWPGTDHRPKMFLPIDGTTIIDRIFGELERDPRIETVYVLTNREFAPEIDAHLADAPYEKPTVVVETAASDGSRLGVIGALAQLTARESLDDALVIAGDNYVSFAISDFLDAYQDRAGPTIAAYDRGTTDRASNYGVIDVDDGRVTAFREKPAEPDSSLISIACYGLPADALASLEPYLEAGNDPEELGAFIGWLLERRPVSAFPVDGAWFDVETPGSYLDAISHHLDGATSIAASATVENCSFGTNVHVMAGAELVDSTLERAVVFPDAEVTDATISDTVLDQCSVVEGVSIADSVVASYSVIR from the coding sequence ATGGACGCTGTCGTGCTGGCGGGTGGCGATTTCTCGCGAATGTGGCCGGGGACGGACCACCGGCCGAAGATGTTTCTCCCGATCGACGGCACGACGATCATCGATCGCATCTTCGGCGAACTCGAGCGCGACCCGCGCATCGAGACGGTGTACGTACTCACGAACCGCGAGTTCGCCCCCGAGATCGACGCCCATCTCGCAGATGCGCCCTACGAGAAGCCGACCGTCGTCGTCGAGACGGCAGCCTCGGATGGCAGCCGACTCGGCGTTATCGGGGCGCTCGCACAGCTGACGGCACGCGAGTCGCTCGACGACGCCCTCGTGATCGCGGGCGACAACTACGTCAGCTTCGCGATCAGTGACTTCCTCGACGCCTACCAGGACCGAGCGGGGCCGACGATCGCCGCCTACGACCGCGGGACGACCGACCGCGCCTCGAACTACGGCGTCATCGACGTCGACGACGGCCGCGTCACCGCTTTCCGGGAAAAACCCGCCGAGCCCGACAGCTCGCTGATCTCGATCGCCTGCTACGGCCTGCCCGCCGACGCCCTCGCCTCGCTCGAGCCCTACCTCGAGGCGGGCAACGATCCCGAAGAGCTGGGCGCGTTCATCGGCTGGCTGCTCGAGCGCCGCCCCGTCTCTGCGTTTCCCGTCGACGGCGCCTGGTTCGACGTCGAGACGCCCGGCTCGTATCTCGATGCGATCTCCCACCACTTAGACGGGGCGACCTCTATTGCGGCCTCCGCGACGGTCGAAAACTGTTCGTTTGGGACCAACGTCCACGTTATGGCCGGCGCCGAGCTCGTCGACTCGACGCTCGAGCGCGCCGTCGTCTTTCCGGATGCGGAAGTTACCGACGCGACGATTTCGGATACCGTCCTCGACCAGTGTAGCGTCGTCGAGGGGGTCTCGATCGCCGATAGCGTCGTCGCCTCTTACTCCGTCATCAGGTAG
- a CDS encoding MFS transporter, with protein sequence MSDESVSAPDTAHETPDRLGRAEYLVIGSVIASTFFVGFGGGVIFPILPNLGAVLGISPLMVGLILSANRFSRLLANAPAGSLVDRIGTRTPFVVGMLVQALATLGYVVAYVAPLPEAWFLLARIGWGLGSALVFATAYTIAADVSPRGSRGTSMGLIRGGIIFGFPSGLVLGGIVSEVADGVLADLPGDVVAFVLATAFALVAVALAYATVPETHVEGAPNRSVSPWEIDRSVPTLTVGLVNFTVLFAYIGALFATLVLFLGALDVGVFGFDAQGSSGIFMAVTVVAAAVCMLVGGYLSDRRGSRVAILLAFIGVSSVGFLLLSTADSVATLTLACVLIGAGQGGTSGPLIALLADLTPADRMGRAAGTMNVLGDVGGGLGPLVALPLVEVVGFWPVYAACGALPLLAGVILLCGMRYETGQFFPATDALERAGESSPE encoded by the coding sequence ATGAGCGACGAGTCAGTCTCGGCTCCCGATACTGCCCACGAGACGCCCGACCGACTCGGCCGCGCCGAGTATCTCGTCATCGGCTCGGTCATCGCGAGCACCTTCTTCGTCGGCTTCGGCGGCGGCGTCATCTTCCCCATCTTGCCGAATCTCGGGGCCGTCCTCGGCATCTCGCCGCTCATGGTCGGACTGATTCTGAGCGCGAATCGGTTCTCGCGCCTGCTCGCAAACGCGCCGGCCGGCAGTCTCGTCGACCGCATCGGCACCCGGACGCCGTTCGTCGTCGGGATGCTCGTCCAGGCGCTGGCCACCCTCGGCTACGTCGTCGCATACGTCGCCCCCCTGCCGGAGGCGTGGTTCTTGCTCGCGCGGATCGGCTGGGGGCTCGGCAGCGCGCTGGTGTTCGCGACGGCGTACACCATCGCCGCCGACGTGAGCCCGCGGGGCTCGCGCGGGACGAGCATGGGGCTCATCCGCGGGGGGATCATCTTCGGCTTTCCCAGCGGGCTCGTCCTCGGGGGTATCGTCAGCGAGGTGGCCGACGGCGTGCTCGCCGACCTTCCGGGTGACGTGGTTGCGTTCGTTCTGGCGACCGCCTTCGCTCTGGTCGCCGTCGCGCTCGCCTACGCCACCGTCCCCGAGACCCACGTCGAGGGCGCGCCCAACCGGTCGGTCAGCCCGTGGGAGATCGACCGCAGCGTCCCGACGCTCACCGTCGGGCTCGTCAACTTCACGGTCCTCTTTGCGTATATCGGTGCCCTGTTTGCCACCCTCGTGCTCTTTCTCGGCGCGCTCGACGTCGGCGTCTTTGGCTTCGACGCCCAGGGAAGTTCAGGCATTTTCATGGCCGTCACGGTCGTCGCGGCCGCCGTCTGCATGCTGGTGGGTGGCTACCTGAGCGACCGGCGTGGCTCGCGCGTCGCGATCCTCCTGGCGTTCATCGGCGTCTCGTCGGTCGGCTTTCTCCTCCTTTCGACCGCCGACTCCGTCGCGACGCTCACGCTGGCCTGCGTCCTCATCGGCGCCGGCCAGGGTGGGACGAGTGGCCCGCTCATTGCGTTGCTCGCCGATCTCACCCCCGCCGATCGGATGGGGCGGGCCGCCGGGACGATGAACGTCCTCGGGGACGTCGGCGGGGGGCTCGGCCCGCTGGTGGCGCTCCCGCTGGTCGAGGTCGTCGGCTTCTGGCCCGTCTACGCCGCCTGTGGGGCCTTGCCGCTGCTGGCGGGTGTAATCTTGCTCTGCGGGATGCGTTACGAGACGGGGCAGTTCTTCCCGGCGACCGACGCCCTCGAGCGGGCCGGTGAGTCGAGTCCGGAGTAG
- a CDS encoding GDP-mannose 4,6-dehydratase, whose amino-acid sequence MQILVTGGAGFIGGHLAEAFVTAGHDVCALDNLDPFYETDIKRHTIEAARTAADDGEGSYAFVDGDVRDRELVADLVADADVVYHQAAQAGVRASVDDPHKTTEINVMGTLNVLEAARTGDVERVVLASSSSVYGKPESLPYDEAHPTTPVSPYGVSKLSGEHLARVYSELHDLPTVALRYFTVYGPRMRPNMAISNFVSRAINGDPPVIYGDGQQTRDFTHVDDIVGVNRQLLTDDAADGEVLNVGSTDRITIQELAETVCAELDPDLDPVYESRRTGDAEHTHSDISKAATLLGYEPSTSIVAGVYDFIAWYRENRDWYEPLVQRS is encoded by the coding sequence ATGCAGATCTTAGTGACCGGCGGAGCGGGATTCATCGGGGGCCACCTGGCCGAGGCGTTCGTCACGGCCGGCCACGACGTCTGTGCACTCGACAATCTCGACCCGTTCTACGAGACGGATATCAAGCGCCACACGATCGAGGCCGCCCGGACGGCCGCGGACGACGGCGAGGGTAGCTACGCGTTCGTCGACGGCGACGTCCGGGACCGCGAGTTGGTCGCCGACCTCGTCGCCGACGCCGACGTCGTCTACCACCAGGCGGCCCAGGCCGGCGTGCGTGCGAGCGTCGACGATCCACACAAGACGACCGAGATCAACGTCATGGGCACGCTGAACGTCCTCGAAGCGGCTCGCACGGGCGACGTCGAGCGCGTCGTCCTCGCGAGTTCGTCGTCGGTCTACGGCAAGCCGGAGTCACTGCCCTACGACGAGGCCCATCCGACGACGCCGGTCAGCCCCTACGGCGTCTCGAAGCTCTCGGGCGAACACCTCGCGCGCGTGTACTCCGAACTCCACGACCTGCCGACGGTCGCGCTGCGGTACTTCACCGTCTACGGGCCGCGGATGCGCCCGAACATGGCGATCAGCAACTTTGTCTCCCGGGCGATCAACGGCGACCCGCCGGTCATCTACGGAGACGGCCAACAGACCCGTGATTTCACCCACGTCGACGATATCGTCGGGGTCAACCGCCAGCTGCTCACCGACGACGCCGCCGACGGCGAGGTCCTCAACGTCGGGAGTACGGACCGGATCACCATCCAGGAACTCGCCGAGACCGTCTGTGCGGAACTCGACCCCGATCTCGACCCGGTCTATGAGTCACGGCGGACCGGCGACGCCGAACACACCCATTCGGATATCTCGAAAGCCGCAACGCTGCTGGGCTACGAACCGTCGACCTCGATCGTCGCGGGCGTCTACGACTTCATCGCGTGGTACCGCGAGAACCGCGACTGGTACGAACCCCTCGTCCAGCGCTCGTAG
- a CDS encoding phosphatase PAP2 family protein: MQRDLGVMVSLRETLPSWLVDLLAVVSLAGDLVVILPLLGMLVLADGGVTLRRARATGRHDGALWAARTMTLVAVVFGGLALIVLVKSLLALPRPPATYHAIEPSEHGFPSGHTMAATVFWGALAWWWAGGGLSGATASGRLDWRARLQTIRWPVAGAITLLVALVGLSRLALGVHYLPDVLTAVVLGVAYLAAMAWLARDRPAVAFAITLAIAAGAVLASGASSRAVLALGGTVVTIVGWQLLESPPVRGRLLGVAA; this comes from the coding sequence ATGCAACGCGACCTCGGCGTCATGGTGAGCCTCCGGGAGACGCTGCCGTCGTGGCTCGTCGACCTGCTCGCCGTGGTCTCGCTCGCGGGCGATCTCGTGGTGATCCTCCCCCTTCTCGGGATGCTCGTCCTCGCCGACGGTGGCGTCACACTGCGGCGGGCGCGTGCTACCGGCCGCCACGACGGGGCGCTGTGGGCCGCCCGAACGATGACCCTCGTCGCGGTCGTCTTCGGCGGACTCGCGCTGATCGTCCTGGTGAAATCGCTGCTGGCGCTCCCGCGCCCACCCGCCACCTACCACGCCATCGAGCCCAGCGAACACGGCTTCCCGAGCGGGCATACGATGGCGGCGACGGTCTTCTGGGGGGCGCTGGCATGGTGGTGGGCCGGCGGCGGGCTGTCGGGGGCGACAGCGTCCGGGCGCCTCGACTGGCGGGCGCGACTGCAGACCATCCGCTGGCCGGTCGCAGGCGCCATCACACTCCTCGTCGCCCTCGTCGGGCTCTCGCGGCTCGCCCTCGGCGTCCACTACCTTCCGGACGTCCTCACGGCGGTCGTCCTCGGCGTCGCCTATTTGGCGGCGATGGCGTGGCTCGCCCGCGATCGTCCCGCGGTCGCGTTCGCGATCACGCTCGCCATTGCGGCCGGCGCCGTCCTGGCAAGCGGTGCGAGCAGCCGCGCGGTGCTCGCACTCGGCGGGACGGTCGTCACGATCGTCGGCTGGCAGCTCCTGGAGTCGCCGCCGGTGCGGGGGCGGCTGCTCGGTGTGGCTGCCTGA
- a CDS encoding methyltransferase domain-containing protein: MGVLENKTRARLFYKYLSTVYDRVNPFIWNEEMRAEALDLLDIEPEMRVLDVGCGTGFGTAGLLEHVDEVYALDQSEHQLGHAYEKFGKRAPPVHFHRGDAERLPFATDSFDVLWSSGSIEYWPNPVRALREFRRVLVPGGQVLVVGPNNPENTLLEKLADAIMLFYDEYEADRMFKTAGFEDVRHKFMGPEYSPDVAITTVARAPE; the protein is encoded by the coding sequence ATGGGAGTCCTCGAGAACAAGACGCGGGCGCGGCTGTTCTACAAGTACCTCTCGACGGTCTACGACCGGGTCAACCCCTTCATCTGGAACGAGGAGATGCGCGCGGAGGCACTCGACCTCCTCGACATAGAGCCCGAGATGCGAGTCCTCGACGTCGGCTGTGGCACCGGCTTCGGGACCGCGGGGCTGCTCGAGCACGTCGACGAAGTGTACGCACTCGACCAGAGCGAACACCAGCTCGGCCACGCCTACGAGAAGTTCGGGAAACGGGCGCCGCCGGTGCACTTCCACCGTGGCGACGCCGAGCGCCTGCCGTTTGCGACGGACAGTTTCGACGTGCTCTGGTCGTCGGGCTCGATCGAGTACTGGCCCAACCCCGTGCGCGCGCTCCGGGAGTTTCGCCGCGTGCTCGTCCCCGGCGGCCAGGTGCTCGTCGTCGGCCCCAACAACCCCGAGAACACCCTCCTCGAGAAGCTCGCCGACGCGATCATGCTCTTTTACGACGAGTACGAGGCCGACCGGATGTTCAAAACGGCCGGCTTCGAGGACGTCCGCCACAAGTTCATGGGGCCCGAGTACAGCCCCGACGTCGCGATCACGACCGTCGCCCGCGCACCCGAGTAA
- the ahaH gene encoding ATP synthase archaeal subunit H: MPRPEVLKRLQSAEEEADDIVATAESDRDERIAEARERAEEIRTSAEAEARDLKERRLEEAREEIDAEAAQILEQGEQERAALAEHADQRVDDVVDRVVSLFQEDVHAQT; encoded by the coding sequence ATGCCGAGGCCAGAGGTTCTTAAACGACTCCAGTCGGCGGAGGAGGAAGCCGACGACATCGTCGCGACCGCAGAGAGCGACCGCGACGAGCGAATCGCCGAGGCCAGAGAGCGTGCCGAGGAGATTCGCACGAGCGCAGAGGCAGAGGCACGTGACCTGAAAGAACGTCGACTCGAGGAGGCACGCGAGGAGATCGATGCGGAGGCAGCCCAAATCCTCGAGCAGGGCGAGCAAGAGCGCGCCGCGCTCGCCGAGCACGCCGACCAGCGTGTCGACGACGTCGTCGACCGCGTCGTCTCCCTGTTCCAGGAGGACGTCCATGCTCAGACCTGA